The sequence GCCATCATACTAAGGTTATGCCCAGCGAGGGGCGAGGTAGTTCCGCAGTCACAATATCGTATACAGGGTTCCAAACACTGGAATTAAAACGTGCCAAACACTGGAACACGCTGGTAGAAAGTGTCCGCGAAGTATCTTCCACGTCTGTTAGACTCGGAGCTTTCCTTTCGCCTCGAAACAAAGAGTGCGGTGTTGATTGAGGGCCCTAGGTGGTGCAGAAAAAGGCCCAACACTTCTTTTGGAAGGTTCCGAGGCTTATCGGCCAGTGGCAGTTAGCGCCTCAACTATGCAATACCGTTACCAGGCGAAGCACATACAGCATGGGCTCAGGCAGGCCTCGAAGAGATCGTGTTTTATCGTGCACGAGGTTGATGGTCACAGGCTGTAACCCTTACATGCGAGAGAACAGCATTTTTCACGTCCGGGATTATGGTGACGCTAAAACGCTCTACAGTTCCTTCTATTGCGGTGGCGGCCTTGGGTTTTGGTCCGCGAGATTTGATTGAGGATCTCAACACGATGGGACTCATATTTGAGAATCTTGTCGTTCGTGATTTCCGGATTTATGCGGAAAGCCTAAGCGGTACTGTCTGCCTTTATCTCGATAAGTCCGGCCTGGAATGTGGCGCCGTCGTGCGCTCAGTTGGGCCGTACGCTTATCGACGCTTAGACGGCGAAAACGCCATCCCTATCACAGACCGGCCCCTAAACGAGGAGGGTCATGTTAGGCGCGTGAGCTACTTCTCAGAGCTATTTCTCTTCGTGTTGGATTACTTCGAAGCCGAAGAGTTCAACGGACATGCCTCGTTGTTCGTCACCCTCGTGGGCACGTTTATCGCGTTTGCTTACCCAGGCTTCGTAGTCTTGTTGGGAGTCCCATTTGGTGACAACGAAGTAGCGCTCTTCACCGAAGACGGGGCGCAGAAGTTCAAATTCCTGGAAGCCGGGGGACTTGTCGACGGCACGCTGACGGGCCGCGAAGCGTTGCTCGATTTCTTTTTCCATTCCGGCAGGGGCACTGAGAGCAGTAATGTTGATGAAGGTCATAGTCACCATCTTAGGGCAGCCTAAGCTACGATTTGCTTAAATTTTCCTACAGTGGCGCGCCTGTTACTCATCTCGGGCAGGGTGAGAATTCCCTCCTGTATGCGCTGTCGGTCTTGAGTTACTTCCACAGAACGAGTACAGTCAGATTTCTGTACACTTAAATCAGTTAAGTCATTTAAAACACTTATCTGATCCACTTTTACTCGAGGATTTTCCATGAATACCACCCTGAGTGCAGCACATCTTGGCGAAGCTGAACGCGGAGAACTGAGTAAACTGTCCCAGATTGCTGAGCTCCCCAAGGTCAAAGAGGTGCTCACTTTCCTCAGCAATGCTGCCGACGGCGATGTTCTTTACACTGTGCCAGCTAAGCCTCTTTCAACGACCGAGGCCGCAGACTTGCTTGGTGTTAGTCGCAGCTTTGTCAACAAGCTGATCCGCGAGGGGGACCTTGATTGTGCGATGGTGGGCAGTCATAAACGAATTCCACACAGCGCGATCACTCAATTCATGGCGGAACGTGAAACGGCTCGCAAGCTGTTTGCTGAGGCCCGAAGTAACCACAGCAAGAATGAGAACGCGGCCCTCAACGAACTCATGGATCTGATGTAATCTAGGTCAAGTGAGTATGAAACGCGCCCGCCCTACCCTAAGACTTTTGCGAGAGGATCTGGGTGAGACGCGTTTCACTTATCTTGCCGATCGCTGCGAAGAAGACCCTGCTCTGTTTTACGGGCTATCTGAACTCGATCACCCGATCCTCATCAAAGCCGCCGAGTGTTTTACCGGTGAACCGGGGCAAGATCGGCATGAAGGCACCATTAAGTCAGCGACCCAATACACACTTTTTGAAATTAAGTCCTCACAATGGCGAGGTGGAGTGTGGAAAGACGAATCTGGAACTGCTTGGGTCATTTCGGTGGGATTAGCCAAAGGCGGGCATAGGGATTACGACGATTTCTACAAACGCATCGAGCGTGACCACCAATCACCAGAAACTGCGGCAGTTATTCTTCCAAACGATACAGATCGGAAGCTTCTTCTAGCTGAGAAGGCGAATGCTGTCTATCTTGATTGGAAGCTGGACATTCAACGCTTGGTTCTTGCAGGACTTCTATCGGCTTTAGATGGGCACCCGTCGCCGCAAGCAGTGCGTTTACCGGATGGGGAATATCCCAAAGTTCCGTCTTATGAACGTGAAGTCCTTACTTTTAGAATCGAAGTGGATGAGACATCCCCTCTCGACGAAATCTCAATCCGCTTCAAACTACAACCTCGATGGTCCAGTTCGAAGTTAGGGTGGCAGCTGCAGGTTTTCGTGCTTAACGCGATCTATCCACCCCTTTATCGTTGGGATGCCCTGCCGAATTCGCTCTTTTACTGCTGTGAAGAAGAAGGCTTCTGGCGCAATCAGGCGAGAGAGCTTTCTGATTCCATCGACAAAAAAGAGGTTCGTCTGCTTGCCGAGGATCCACACGCACATTACCTGCATAAGGTAGACATTGAGGATTCCGCACAAACCGGCGAAGCGAAGCGCGCATTGTGTGGCACTTACGTGGTCAGTCATCGAGACACTGATGGTCTAGAACCATGCCCAGAGTGCGCCCAAGAGTATGCCCGCCTTAACAAAACAATTCCATAACGCTTTCAGTACAATATCACCGACAGGTCGATAAACACGGTGTTCGTTGTCAGGAAGAAATGCCCGATTTGTCAGCCGAAAAGAGCACCTGCGGCGGGGTGGGGAACTAACTCGCCACGAGTTGGCTCAATTTAGTACGACGGATTCACTATTGTAGAGAATTTCGTGGTTACGAGTAGGAATTGGAGTTTGGATATTAAGACGATGGTGGCGAAAAACCACCGGTGCTAGCACCAAGCAACACTGCCGGGTCTTGGTTAATCGGAGAGTTGTCGGATGGGGCAGCTGCGCGATTAGTCGGGGAGCCGCGTGCCGTAGCGCACTTTTCGGCCGACAAATGCTGCGTTGCCCAGAGACAACAGCGGATTTGTCGACCGAAAAGAGCGTCTCCCCTTCTGTGGCGGAATCCGGGGATTGGCCCGAGCCAACTTTCTAGTTCACGTTGATGTCGATGGTGTTCTTCTCGGCGCTGTACAGGATGGACCCACCCTGGAAGTCCACGCGCACATCTCCGTTGTTAGCTGCGTACTGGTCGCTGACCGGCAAGCCCAGTGGGCCTAAGTCGAGGCCCTGCTGGAGCCATGCGTCGGCGATCTTACCGATCAGCGCGTGGACTTCACCCTGCTCAGGGTTGAACACCCCAATGCCGTCGTTGTAGAAGGCGTATTTTGCGCCACCCGCACCAGTAGCTGTGCCGTTCGCGGTGCCCAGCAATGGTTCGAGGGAGGACCAAAGGCTGGACAACTCGTCTTTGCCGGCGACCTGCAAGACGGCACCAATGTATGGGGTGATCTTATCTAGGGTGAGCCCTGGCAACATTTCGATCCCTGCGATCGAAGTTGTTTCGCCCGCTAGCGCGTTGTTTGCCAGGGCGACAGTCAGGATGACCGCGGCGAGCGTGCCGACGGTTGCCGCAATCGCCTCGGACTCGCCATTGAGCAGGCCGCCGATGGAGCTGGTGCCATTATTCGCGGGGTTGGCGGTATTGGCGGTGTTGGCGTTGTGCACCGTGGTTGTGGTGCCGTCAGCGGTGCGAGTGGTCTGGGTAGTGGCATTATCATTGGACTCCTTGTCGCCAGAGGAACCGAGAGCTGCGGACAGCTCACCCAAGGTCATGTCAGACTCGTAGTCCTTATCTGCCAGTGGATCCTTTGATAGAGAGTCGAACTTTTTCTTCGCGATAGTGCGGATGGTGCCCATCTGGTTATACAGGTGGGTGCCGGGGCAATCGTTGTAGTGGAAGTCGCGGTGCGCGTTAATATTGGGGAACATTGCGCCCTGGCCGTTGGAGTACTTGGATCCGGGGAAGGAGCCGGACATGCCCAGCCACGAGCTGCCGGTGGGGTCCTGGCCTTCCTGGGCAAGGCGCCAGCCCGCCAGCTCGCCGAGCGCGTTGATGGTGTCTTGGGTGGGGTAGGCGTTCATGTAGTTGCCCAGCACCGACACACCCCAGGTATTGTGGTTGAATCCGCCGACGTGGGCCCCCATGACATCACGGTCAAGGCCACCATAGCGGCCTTCATAAATATTGCCGTACTTATCTACCAGCGCGTTGTAGCCCACGTCGCCCCAGCCCAGGGTTGCGCCGTGGTAGGCCTGGATACCTCGCACAATGCCCGGAGCCTGGGCTTCAGAGTAGTTATTCGAGCCTGCTGTGTGGTGCACCGTGACAGTTTTGACTGGCGAGACAATGGTGGGGTTGCGCTGCAAATCGGTGCGTGCGCCCCAGCCTGCGCGGGTGATTACCGTGGGCATTCCCTCGTAGCTTGCAGGGGCAATGTTTTGTGCTGTGCCGGTTCCACCATCAATCATCACGATGTCAAAGTCAGTGACGTGGTTTGCTAGCCCGGTTGATTCAGCAACATCAGCAACATCAACAACATCAGCAACGGGCTGAATATCGCCGTGGTTGGTGGGCAAAGAATTGGCTCCACCCGCTGTCATGTCCACGTTGGACATGTTGACCTGCACGCGCGTAGTGGGCTCAATAAAAATCAGCTCGGTGCCGTTTCTGCCTGCGCCTTCCACCTCATACATGTGGTCCAATTCGTACCATTCGGACCAAGAACCGTCTTCTCGTTCAGCGCGCACGAAAGCAGCGGTGTCGGTTTCGCCTTCCCAGGTCAGCGCGAACATGGAAAAAGGAGTGTCATTAGTGAACTCTTTGACGGTGCGCTGGGCCTCTGGGCTTTCGCCTTGGCTTGGCACGGCGGGATCCTCAACAACGACGGATGTGCCCTGCGCGAGCGGCTGCGTCTGGTTCATCACTTCGACATTGGCACCGCCAAGCGACTGTGTTTTCATCACATAGTTCCCGCCGAACGCTGCGGTGATCGCTAGCGCTGCGGTGACGAGAACGACCAATACTGGGTTGGACGTTGACGTGGACTGGGAAAGTCGGCGTCTTTGGATCACGGTAAAGCTCCTGAGAAAATTGTTGCTGGTGTTATTGCAATAGACCACCATGCATTCTAGGTGATAAATGTGACAATTGGTAGTGTTGTGGCAAGTGTTGCAAGAGTTTTTGTTCCGGGTTCGCTCCACCAGCCATTCCCTTCACCCATTGGAACCGTGTCAGCTCGGTGAAACCGGCCCCGGTTCGCTAGCCTTTAAGGCATGACTTATGACCTCATTGTTGTTGGATCTGGTTTCTTTGGGCTCACAGTGGCGGAGCAGGCTGCAAGCGAGTTGGGCAAGCGTGTGCTTGTCGTCGAAAAGCGAAACCATTTGGGCGGAAACGCATACTCCGAGGCCGAGCCTGAAACAGGCATTGAGGTGCACAAGTACGGTGCGCACCTGTTCCACACGTCGAACGATCGCGTGTGGGAATATGTGAACCGCTTCACCTCGTTTACGGACTATCAGCACCGCGTGTTTGCGATGCACGATGGTTCGGCCTACCCATTTCCGATGGGCTTGGGCCTGATCAGCCAGTTCTTTGGCAAGTACTATTCGCCGGATGAGGCGCGCCAGCTGATTAAGGACCAGACAGAGGGGATGGACCCAGCCGACGCTGAGAACTTGGAGGAGCGTGGCATCGCGCTGATTGGCAAGCCTTTGTATGAGGCTTTTGTGAAGCACTACACCGCCAAGCAGTGGCAGACTGATCCGACGGAGTTGCCGGCCTCAATCATTTCGCGCCTTCCGGTGCGTTATACCTTTAATAACCGTTATTTCAACGACAAGTATGAGGGCCTGCCTGTTGACGGCTACACGAAGTGGCTGGAGAACATGGTGGCGTCGGATCTGATTGATGTGCAGCTGAACGCGGACT comes from Corynebacterium cystitidis and encodes:
- a CDS encoding N-acetylmuramoyl-L-alanine amidase gives rise to the protein MIQRRRLSQSTSTSNPVLVVLVTAALAITAAFGGNYVMKTQSLGGANVEVMNQTQPLAQGTSVVVEDPAVPSQGESPEAQRTVKEFTNDTPFSMFALTWEGETDTAAFVRAEREDGSWSEWYELDHMYEVEGAGRNGTELIFIEPTTRVQVNMSNVDMTAGGANSLPTNHGDIQPVADVVDVADVAESTGLANHVTDFDIVMIDGGTGTAQNIAPASYEGMPTVITRAGWGARTDLQRNPTIVSPVKTVTVHHTAGSNNYSEAQAPGIVRGIQAYHGATLGWGDVGYNALVDKYGNIYEGRYGGLDRDVMGAHVGGFNHNTWGVSVLGNYMNAYPTQDTINALGELAGWRLAQEGQDPTGSSWLGMSGSFPGSKYSNGQGAMFPNINAHRDFHYNDCPGTHLYNQMGTIRTIAKKKFDSLSKDPLADKDYESDMTLGELSAALGSSGDKESNDNATTQTTRTADGTTTTVHNANTANTANPANNGTSSIGGLLNGESEAIAATVGTLAAVILTVALANNALAGETTSIAGIEMLPGLTLDKITPYIGAVLQVAGKDELSSLWSSLEPLLGTANGTATGAGGAKYAFYNDGIGVFNPEQGEVHALIGKIADAWLQQGLDLGPLGLPVSDQYAANNGDVRVDFQGGSILYSAEKNTIDINVN
- a CDS encoding helix-turn-helix domain-containing protein, whose protein sequence is MNTTLSAAHLGEAERGELSKLSQIAELPKVKEVLTFLSNAADGDVLYTVPAKPLSTTEAADLLGVSRSFVNKLIREGDLDCAMVGSHKRIPHSAITQFMAERETARKLFAEARSNHSKNENAALNELMDLM
- a CDS encoding DUF3039 domain-containing protein, yielding MKRARPTLRLLREDLGETRFTYLADRCEEDPALFYGLSELDHPILIKAAECFTGEPGQDRHEGTIKSATQYTLFEIKSSQWRGGVWKDESGTAWVISVGLAKGGHRDYDDFYKRIERDHQSPETAAVILPNDTDRKLLLAEKANAVYLDWKLDIQRLVLAGLLSALDGHPSPQAVRLPDGEYPKVPSYEREVLTFRIEVDETSPLDEISIRFKLQPRWSSSKLGWQLQVFVLNAIYPPLYRWDALPNSLFYCCEEEGFWRNQARELSDSIDKKEVRLLAEDPHAHYLHKVDIEDSAQTGEAKRALCGTYVVSHRDTDGLEPCPECAQEYARLNKTIP
- a CDS encoding antibiotic biosynthesis monooxygenase family protein encodes the protein MTFINITALSAPAGMEKEIEQRFAARQRAVDKSPGFQEFELLRPVFGEERYFVVTKWDSQQDYEAWVSKRDKRAHEGDEQRGMSVELFGFEVIQHEEK
- the glf gene encoding UDP-galactopyranose mutase; translated protein: MTYDLIVVGSGFFGLTVAEQAASELGKRVLVVEKRNHLGGNAYSEAEPETGIEVHKYGAHLFHTSNDRVWEYVNRFTSFTDYQHRVFAMHDGSAYPFPMGLGLISQFFGKYYSPDEARQLIKDQTEGMDPADAENLEERGIALIGKPLYEAFVKHYTAKQWQTDPTELPASIISRLPVRYTFNNRYFNDKYEGLPVDGYTKWLENMVASDLIDVQLNADWFEVRDQLRADSPDAPVVYTGALDRYFDYAEGHLGWRTLDFEMEVLRDTGDFQGTSVMNYNDADVPYTRIHEFRHFHPERDYPNDKTVIVKEYSRFAEGDDEVYYPINTPEDREKLVAYRRLAATESAQNKVLFGGRLGTYQYLDMHMAIGAALSLFDNHLRPYFEDGEPINQERGH